The following coding sequences lie in one Liolophura sinensis isolate JHLJ2023 chromosome 4, CUHK_Ljap_v2, whole genome shotgun sequence genomic window:
- the LOC135464921 gene encoding uncharacterized protein LOC135464921 has translation MAASGIAEHMEARRRQQQMNKKAAWILEKLDSEDLEEKLQAYRQQEGGNMSTYQSELTPSCDQTNAMSTDKQRRDAVHKTQLVEYSAKIPNRYNSTNYSQQW, from the exons ATGGCAGCTTCAGGCATAGCTGAACATATGGAAGCCCGTCGTCGCCAGCAGCAAATGAACAAGAAAGCGGCATGGATTTTAGAAAAGCTTGACTCG GAAGACCTGGAGGAGAAACTACAGGCATATCGTCAACAGGAGGGTGGGAACATGAGCACTTATCAGAGTGAACTGACCCCATCCTGTGATCAGACCAATGCTATGTCCACAGACAA ACAAAGGAGAGACGCAGTCCATAAGACTCAGCTGGTGGAATATTCAGCCAAAATTCCAAACCGATATAAT tccACCAACTATTCTCAGCAGTGGTAA